One Malus sylvestris chromosome 14, drMalSylv7.2, whole genome shotgun sequence DNA segment encodes these proteins:
- the LOC126600322 gene encoding probable protein S-acyltransferase 4: MAQNKTKRLYQVWKGSNNFFCGGRLIFGPDVASLLLSTLLIAGPAVAFCLKVYLKIKDEKNKNENLWLPVLVIGSVLTILDLTFLFLTSGRDPGIIPRNSRPPESDEVFDLATPSMEWVNERTPHLKLPRTRDVIVNGHTVKVKYCDTCLLYRPPRVSHCSICNNCVQRFDHHCPWVGQCIGIRNYPFFFMFISTSTILCIYVFVFSWINIVQHGSLPKAFSKDIVSDILLGYCFIAIWFVGGLTIFHSYLICTNQTTYENFRYRYDKKENPYNKGMIWNVNEVFFTKIPPSMNRFRSFIEMDEQMIAGSGTPTHREGTMSSKEKIDIEMGTRHAEDNGLSLPNILRNFDYDDLEDDLKDAGEQRGPAFDPLFPNQREVKESVQYSADGDKITESVATRDAVKYSVRSTPLEDELRASVHSTTYFDGANEETDCGNKKS; encoded by the exons ATGGCACAGAATAAAACCAAGAGGCTCTACCAAGTTTGGAAAGGAAGCAAT AACTTTTTCTGTGGCGGGAGATTAATTTTTGGTCCTGATGTGGCATCTCTTCTTCTGTCTACACTCCTTATTGCCGGCCCAGCAGTTGCATTTTGTTTGAAGGTTTATCTTAAAATCAAAGATGAGAAGAACAAGAATGAGAATCTATGGCTTCCTGTATTAGTTATTGGCTCAGTCCTTACAATATTG GATTTAACCTTTCTCTTCTTGACTTCTGGTAGAGATCCTGGAATAATCCCTCGAAATTCAAGGCCTCCAGAATCAGATGAAGTATTTGATCTAGCTACCCCATCCATGGAGTGGGTTAATGAAAGAACTCCTCATTTGAAGCTACCTCGAACAAGAGATGTGATTGTAAATGGTCACACAGTAAAAGTGAAGTATTGCGATACTTGTTTGCTTTATCGTCCTCCCCGTGTATCTCACTGTTCTATCTGCAACAATTGCGTTCAGAGATTCGATCATCACTGTCCATGGGTTGGTCAGTgcattggaatt CGTAACTATCCATTCTTCTTCATGTTCATATCAACCTCAACCATACTGTGCATATATGTTTTTGTCTTCTCTTGGATAAACATAGTTCAACATGGCAGTCTTCCAAAAGCTTTTTCCAAAGATATCGTTTCAGATATCCTTTTAGGGTACTGTTTTATCGCTATCTGGTTTGTTGGTGGCCTTACAATCTTCCATTCCTACTTGATATGCACAAACCAG ACAACATATGAAAACTTCCGGTACCGATATGATAAGAAGGAGAACCCGTATAACAAAGGAATGATTTGGAATGtcaatgaagtttttttcaccaaaatcccTCCTTCAATGAATAGATTCCGATCATTCATTGAGATGGATGAACAGATGATTGCAGGATCTGGGACTCCAACTCACAGGGAAGGTACTATGAGCTCAAAGGAGAAAATAGATATTGAAATGGGAACTAGGCATGCGGAGGACAATGGTTTATCACTTCCAAACATTTTGCGGAATTTTGACTATGATGATTTGGAGGATGATTTGAAGGATGCAGGGGAACAACGCGGGCCTGCTTTTGACCCCCTTTTTCCCAATCAGCGAGAAGTAAAAGAATCTGTGCAATACTCGGCAGATGGAGATAAAATTACAGAAAGTGTTGCTACAAGGGATGCAGTGAAATATTCTGTGCGAAGCACACCTCTGGAAGATGAATTGCGAGCATCAGTCCATAGCACCACTTACTTTGATGGAGCAAATGAGGAAACTGATTGCGGAAATAAAAAATCCTAA